In Myxocyprinus asiaticus isolate MX2 ecotype Aquarium Trade chromosome 3, UBuf_Myxa_2, whole genome shotgun sequence, the following proteins share a genomic window:
- the LOC127427069 gene encoding surfeit locus protein 4-like, with protein sequence MAQNDLMSNAEDVADQFLRVTKQYLPHIARLCLISTFLEDGIRMWFQWSEQKEYIETTWGCGFFLAMLFVLINLIGQLGGCILILSRNFVQYACFGLFGIIALQTVAYSIFWDPKFLMRNLALGGGLLLLLAESRSEGRSMFAGVPTMRESSPKQYMQLGGRVLLVLMFMTLLHFDTSFLSILQNLVGTALIVLVAIGFKTKLAALTLVIWLLAINVYFNAFWTVPAYKPMHDFLKYDFFQTTSVIGGLLLIVALGPGGVSMDEKKKEW encoded by the exons ATGGCGCAGAATGATTTGATGAGCAACGCGGAGGACGTGGCGGATCAG TTCCTACGGGTAACGAAGCAGTATCTGCCTCACATAGCGCGCCTCTGTCTGATCAGCACGTTTCTGGAGGACGGCATTCGGATGTGGTTCCAGTGGAGTGAGCAGAAAGAATATATCGAGACAACGTGGGGATGTGGGTTCTTCCTTGCCATGCTCTTTGTCTTAATCAACTTGATAGGGCAGCTGG GTGGCTGTATACTGATCCTGAGCAGAAATTTTGTGCAGTATGCCTGCTTTGGATTATTCGGAATCATCGCCTTGCAG ACTGTTGCCTATAGCATTTTTTGGGACCCAAAGTTTTTGATGAG GAATTTGGCCCTGGGTGGAGGTCTGTTGCTGCTCCTTGCTGAGTCCCGCTCTGAGGGCAGGAGTATGTTTGCTGGAGTTCCCACTATGAGAGAGAGCTCTCCTAAACAGTACATGCAGCTCGGAGGTAGAGTCCTGCTGGTGCTCATGTTTATGACGCTGCTCCACTTTGACACGAGCTTCCTCTCG atcttgCAGAACCTCGTGGGTACAGCTCTCATTGTCCTAGTAGCTATTGGCTTCAAGACTAAGCTGGCTGCTCTCACCCTGGTCATCTGGCTGCTGGCTATTAACGTGTACTTCAATGCTTTCTGGACCGTACCAGCCTACAAACCCATGCACGACTTCCTCAAGTACGACTTCTTCCAGACCACATCTGTTATCGGAGGCCTTCTGCTGATAGTAGCACTAGGTCCAGGTGGAGTGTCTATggatgagaaaaagaaagagtggTGA